One Lachnospiraceae bacterium C1.1 genomic region harbors:
- the fliB gene encoding flagellin lysine-N-methylase, translating into MVYIDFFEKFVCKADKCVHSCCAAGWEIDIDEKTRECYKKMSGAIGEKVRESAVLDPEDGESAHFKMVNGKCPLLKENGLCELVLAEGEDKLCDICSEHPRFYGTMEGFDYAGVGLCCEKSCELLLGSREPLGFKGEGAEEFEKLFPLRELEYEPEFSEESIAELLEIYGETEPIDEKWTKDLEDMRSNISCLLQKTSAYISCYDKKIYDRIYAYILFRQIEYLDECSWEELKIYALVCTDFVFLKDALINDTGEAVRIFSEQIEYCPENVDYLLELNRG; encoded by the coding sequence TTGGTTTATATTGATTTTTTTGAGAAGTTTGTATGTAAGGCAGATAAATGTGTTCACAGCTGCTGCGCTGCGGGCTGGGAGATCGACATCGATGAGAAGACAAGGGAATGTTATAAAAAAATGTCCGGAGCGATCGGAGAAAAGGTACGGGAGTCAGCAGTCCTGGATCCGGAAGATGGAGAGAGTGCACACTTTAAGATGGTAAATGGAAAATGTCCGCTTCTTAAAGAGAATGGGCTTTGTGAGCTGGTACTGGCAGAAGGAGAAGATAAACTCTGCGATATCTGCAGTGAACATCCGAGGTTTTACGGAACAATGGAAGGCTTTGATTATGCCGGAGTCGGGCTTTGCTGTGAGAAAAGCTGTGAGCTTCTGCTCGGATCAAGGGAACCTTTGGGATTTAAGGGTGAAGGAGCAGAGGAGTTTGAAAAGCTCTTTCCTTTAAGAGAACTCGAATATGAGCCTGAATTCAGTGAGGAATCAATAGCAGAGCTTCTGGAGATATATGGTGAAACTGAGCCGATAGATGAGAAATGGACGAAAGATCTTGAGGATATGAGATCGAATATAAGCTGCCTGCTTCAGAAGACTTCGGCTTATATTAGCTGTTATGATAAAAAAATTTATGATCGGATATATGCGTATATTTTATTCAGACAGATTGAATATCTCGATGAATGTTCTTGGGAGGAATTAAAGATTTATGCATTGGTATGCACAGATTTTGTATTTCTGAAGGATGCATTGATAAATGATACCGGTGAGGCAGTTCGCATATTTTCCGAGCAGATAGAGTATTGTCCGGAGAATGTTGATTATTTGCTGGAACTTAATAGGGGATGA
- the ybaK gene encoding Cys-tRNA(Pro) deacylase: protein MKKEEKTNVMRVLDGKKIPYESHSYEADPRLTGEEIAGILGEDVNKVFKTLVTRGKSGTYYVFAVPVKEELDLKKAAKAAGEKSVSMIKQKELLPLTGYVHGGCSPIGMKKQFKTFIHETAEGFDKIFVSAGKVGYQIELAAKDLIAVAGCISADITVN from the coding sequence ATGAAAAAGGAAGAAAAGACAAATGTAATGCGTGTGCTGGATGGGAAGAAAATTCCATATGAGAGCCACAGCTATGAAGCGGATCCGCGTCTTACGGGAGAGGAGATAGCAGGAATCCTTGGAGAAGATGTCAATAAAGTTTTTAAAACACTTGTAACCCGGGGAAAAAGCGGAACTTATTATGTTTTTGCGGTTCCGGTAAAAGAAGAACTTGATCTGAAGAAGGCAGCTAAAGCCGCCGGAGAGAAATCAGTCAGCATGATAAAGCAGAAAGAACTGCTTCCGCTCACCGGGTATGTTCACGGAGGCTGTTCACCTATAGGAATGAAAAAACAGTTTAAGACTTTTATTCATGAGACAGCTGAAGGCTTTGACAAGATATTTGTAAGTGCGGGAAAAGTTGGATACCAGATAGAGCTTGCAGCAAAAGATCTGATAGCAGTTGCAGGCTGTATATCTGCGGATATTACTGTAAACTGA
- a CDS encoding CPBP family intramembrane metalloprotease, with translation MEVKGNENNYGDYITYSAKLEGYKWYKPILAMLLTGLFAFIFINIIVVIVVIIVINDGMQVAEIMGMIRGGYDGFNTYTAWGAIYSCGTLASILPAMMIAGKILKWRPMSTYSSSRGGWDMKLFLKCLGISIVVVGIPIAVISYLTLEKTSGIRFSPAGLILCTILTPLQCIAEEFLFRGILLQTLGGWIKKVLPAMIISAFFFMLCHPYSIAGRVEIMIAGVLLTVMVCLTNGLEASSASHVVNNTVLFYMSGLGFDTVHTEVAWVDVIHVIIIDGVYVLILYILTKKTDWFRAKNK, from the coding sequence ATGGAAGTAAAAGGGAATGAAAATAATTATGGCGATTATATAACTTATTCAGCGAAGCTGGAAGGTTATAAATGGTATAAACCGATATTGGCTATGCTTTTGACAGGGCTTTTTGCTTTTATTTTTATAAATATTATAGTAGTTATAGTAGTAATTATTGTGATCAACGATGGAATGCAGGTTGCTGAGATCATGGGAATGATCAGGGGCGGTTATGATGGTTTTAATACTTATACGGCATGGGGAGCAATTTATTCCTGTGGAACACTGGCATCTATACTGCCTGCGATGATGATCGCTGGAAAGATATTAAAATGGAGACCGATGAGTACTTATTCTTCATCAAGAGGCGGATGGGATATGAAATTGTTCCTTAAATGTCTGGGAATATCCATTGTGGTTGTAGGAATCCCAATAGCAGTCATATCATATTTAACATTGGAGAAAACGTCAGGCATCAGGTTTTCGCCGGCAGGTCTAATACTCTGTACTATACTGACACCGCTGCAATGTATTGCTGAAGAATTTTTATTCAGAGGAATACTTCTTCAGACATTAGGAGGATGGATCAAAAAAGTGCTGCCGGCGATGATTATATCGGCGTTTTTCTTTATGTTATGTCATCCGTACAGTATAGCAGGAAGAGTAGAAATAATGATAGCCGGTGTACTTTTGACAGTAATGGTCTGTTTAACGAATGGTCTCGAAGCGTCGAGTGCTTCTCATGTAGTAAATAATACGGTCCTTTTTTATATGAGCGGATTAGGCTTTGATACTGTGCATACAGAAGTTGCATGGGTAGATGTAATACATGTAATTATCATTGACGGGGTATATGTCCTTATCCTTTATATCCTGACTAAAAAGACAGACTGGTTCAGGGCGAAGAATAAATAA
- the tnpA gene encoding IS200/IS605 family transposase — MDKTVYNTNYSKLTYGRGYVYSLQYHIVWCTKYRKKVLSKGIDDDIKGYLNELAKEYSFSILAMEVMPDHIHILVDCKPQFFPSDMIKILKGNTARWLFMKHPELKKQLWGGHLWNPSYCIVTVSDRSFEQVKHYIDSQKER; from the coding sequence ATGGATAAAACTGTTTATAATACAAATTACTCCAAACTTACATATGGTAGAGGTTATGTATATTCTTTACAGTATCACATTGTATGGTGTACCAAGTATCGGAAAAAAGTTCTTTCTAAAGGTATCGATGATGATATTAAGGGATATCTTAACGAGCTGGCAAAGGAGTATTCTTTTTCAATACTTGCAATGGAAGTTATGCCGGATCATATACATATTCTCGTAGACTGCAAACCGCAGTTTTTTCCTTCAGATATGATAAAAATCCTAAAAGGAAATACGGCACGATGGCTGTTTATGAAACATCCTGAATTAAAAAAACAGTTGTGGGGAGGACATCTTTGGAATCCATCCTATTGCATTGTTACTGTCAGTGACAGAAGTTTTGAGCAGGTAAAGCATTACATCGACTCACAAAAAGAACGTTAA
- a CDS encoding transposase encodes MKIMSTYSVKIKEYNHIFKETIILYRRAVDFYIDVMLKEWDEFSVCSNQNKAVNLAESYSVTSKKRPVVIYDLAVNFYKFPSYLRRAAIAEAYGKVCSYKSNLDNLENTDHNLRGEQPSFPKAGYIYPAMYRGNTFRRIDDLHAELKVFYHNTWDWITVSLRKTDVDYIKKYCFSRKECVPTLQKRGKQWFLDFAFEEKVKLDETDISDQTVLAVDLGINNACTCSVMRSDGTILGRRFLRLPREYDSLKRKTDRIKAAQRHGSRRLSRLWRLADGVNDDIAVKTAHFIVDMAQEYNVNTIVFEHLELEGRKRGSKKMRLQMWKARYVQSMVADKAHRLSMRISRVNAWGTSRLAFDGSGRVLRGNESAKTKGKYSLCEFSTGKIYNCDLNASYNIGARYFIREIIKSLSVTKGQQLLAKVPEAVYRSTCTLSTLISLNAELCAAA; translated from the coding sequence ATGAAGATAATGTCCACATATTCGGTAAAAATAAAAGAATATAATCATATTTTCAAGGAGACGATCATACTTTATCGCAGAGCTGTTGATTTTTATATTGATGTGATGCTTAAAGAATGGGATGAGTTTTCTGTATGTTCAAATCAGAACAAGGCTGTGAACCTGGCGGAGAGCTATAGTGTCACATCAAAGAAAAGACCGGTTGTGATCTATGATCTTGCTGTAAACTTTTATAAGTTTCCTTCATATCTTAGGAGAGCTGCGATTGCTGAAGCATACGGAAAAGTATGTTCATATAAATCAAACCTTGATAACTTGGAAAATACAGACCACAACCTGAGAGGTGAACAACCGTCATTTCCAAAGGCCGGATACATATATCCGGCAATGTACAGAGGGAATACTTTCAGGAGGATTGATGATCTTCATGCAGAATTAAAGGTGTTTTATCACAATACATGGGACTGGATCACAGTTTCACTGCGAAAAACGGATGTTGATTATATAAAAAAATACTGTTTTTCCAGGAAAGAATGTGTGCCTACCTTACAGAAACGCGGTAAACAGTGGTTTCTTGATTTTGCATTTGAGGAAAAGGTAAAACTCGATGAAACAGATATTTCCGATCAGACAGTACTTGCTGTTGACTTAGGTATCAATAATGCCTGCACATGTTCAGTAATGCGATCAGATGGCACGATCCTCGGAAGGCGTTTCCTGCGACTGCCGAGAGAATACGACTCTCTGAAGCGTAAGACTGACCGCATTAAGGCAGCCCAGCGGCATGGTTCACGCAGATTATCACGTCTATGGAGACTTGCTGACGGTGTAAACGATGATATCGCAGTAAAAACAGCACATTTCATTGTTGATATGGCACAGGAATATAACGTTAATACCATTGTTTTTGAGCATCTTGAGCTTGAGGGGAGAAAACGTGGTTCAAAAAAGATGAGATTACAAATGTGGAAAGCCCGTTATGTTCAATCAATGGTAGCAGACAAGGCTCACAGGCTCAGTATGCGTATATCCAGAGTAAATGCATGGGGCACGTCAAGGCTTGCCTTTGATGGTTCCGGCAGAGTGCTGCGAGGAAATGAATCGGCAAAAACTAAGGGAAAATACAGTCTGTGCGAGTTCAGTACAGGAAAGATATATAACTGTGATCTAAATGCTTCATACAACATAGGAGCAAGATATTTTATACGTGAGATCATAAAGTCCCTTTCGGTGACGAAAGGGCAGCAGCTTTTGGCAAAAGTTCCAGAAGCTGTGTATAGGAGCACATGCACGTTGTCTACGTTAATTAGTCTGAATGCAGAGCTTTGCGCTGCGGCGTAA
- a CDS encoding helix-turn-helix transcriptional regulator, which translates to MTISERIFERLAQLSMTQKKFSEKTGIQPSTISEWKKNKTNPSSEKIMPICEALGVTPYWLLFVSVLWAMQKLMCHWRKSKFVETNKRLVSGGYKEDDQ; encoded by the coding sequence ATGACAATTAGCGAGCGAATATTTGAAAGATTAGCGCAGCTTTCTATGACACAAAAGAAGTTTTCAGAAAAGACGGGGATTCAGCCCAGCACAATAAGTGAATGGAAGAAGAACAAGACCAATCCTTCGTCTGAAAAGATAATGCCTATATGCGAGGCCTTGGGAGTTACGCCGTACTGGCTGCTTTTCGTGAGCGTATTATGGGCTATGCAGAAGCTTATGTGTCATTGGAGGAAAAGTAAATTTGTTGAGACCAATAAGAGACTGGTATCTGGGGGCTATAAAGAAGACGATCAATAG
- a CDS encoding YdcF family protein, whose protein sequence is MIKNLFEPGICILWAILAVVCLGYSLIVLSVRSGTFSFAIWIGWGILFSAFYCLAHFNIWRRIPLYLQTGIVIFFAFIFIVFTICQICILSHFFDKGKANLDYIIVLGAQMRENGPSVVYRKRLDAAYDYLMENDNTVCIVTGGKGNNELLTEGEGGRDYLLERGIPEERIIVEKRSRDTVENIKNSLAIIDEMDDAQYEIGIVTNGFHLFRGMKITDRYFKRDVYGIAADMNPLYIPNNLMRENFGIIRDFINGDIRLN, encoded by the coding sequence ATGATAAAAAACCTTTTTGAGCCCGGAATATGTATTCTTTGGGCGATTTTGGCAGTGGTCTGCCTGGGCTATTCTTTAATTGTATTGTCAGTGAGGAGCGGGACTTTTTCTTTTGCCATATGGATCGGCTGGGGGATTCTTTTTTCCGCATTTTATTGTCTGGCGCATTTTAATATATGGCGGAGGATTCCGCTTTACCTGCAGACGGGGATAGTTATTTTCTTTGCTTTTATTTTTATAGTTTTCACCATATGCCAGATCTGTATTCTTTCACATTTTTTTGATAAGGGGAAGGCGAATCTGGATTATATCATAGTCCTCGGGGCGCAGATGAGGGAGAACGGACCGAGTGTGGTCTACAGGAAGCGCCTGGATGCGGCTTATGATTATCTTATGGAAAATGACAATACGGTCTGCATTGTTACCGGAGGCAAGGGGAATAATGAGCTTTTGACCGAGGGCGAGGGCGGAAGGGATTATCTCCTGGAAAGGGGTATCCCGGAGGAGCGGATCATCGTTGAAAAGCGGTCGCGTGACACGGTTGAAAATATCAAAAACTCGCTGGCGATCATTGATGAAATGGATGATGCGCAGTATGAGATCGGGATCGTGACAAATGGTTTTCATCTTTTCAGGGGGATGAAGATCACTGACAGATATTTTAAGAGGGACGTCTACGGGATCGCAGCTGATATGAATCCTCTTTATATTCCGAATAATCTGATGAGGGAAAATTTCGGGATCATCAGGGATTTTATCAACGGGGACATCCGTTTGAACTGA
- a CDS encoding LuxR C-terminal-related transcriptional regulator, whose translation MDYIKLPRLYEKLRKAESFYSPVIMTAATGWGKSAAVQYYYRRKKTFLLRCRDGKLDRMPDLSSIRESIIIVEDMQWLSEKDSIDYLKKLLHDEGRQVVMLTRGTVSKYLVSEDISLGFVRIQEADFTFGPDEIKAYFEKRGIELEPEEVTAIAEYSHGYACALHYCAARLANGEHYSAEVRTAVWHDIFHLWDGSVNEQWSKEFADFALGVCRYESFTTEMVRYLTGNSNPEQIIEYCRETMSQLRYRADGHYSFRDEVRAYYCWKQELTWSKEEIIENYRRGANFYEMHGDISNALKFYKLAGATQRIKELLIRNAYSHPGNGHYIETRDYYLELPKEEIVSVPVLMAGMSMLHSLILQPELSESWYRELEAFADNELNSLEKRREAKVWLAYLDIALPHRGTKGIFRVLRNAFNLITKGNIRLPEFSVTGNMPSIMNGGLDLCEWAKNDTQIIKFISGSLETITGKHGKGLITILAAECGFEKGSMGAYEVLTRLNDGFEAASYGGKIEICFASVGIQVKQHLVEGQMPSAERICSSFRLKIEEEKADQLMPNFEAFETCLSLYSGQSEKSRDYIEKITDARVSFCILDRYTQMVKLRCLIAENRLYEALDLANFLTGYLVSYERNHYWMENELLKSIILYRLEDEHWKEHIKNALYEAYEYKFRRMISLEGAALLPLLKEILELGELSDMPEDYLSQIFEECSRLALFYPDYLKFIPKETVELTKRETEVLSLLCSGMPMDEICIELKISYDGLKKHNRNIYKKLGAKNRAEAERKAGQLGLIHRGGNG comes from the coding sequence ATGGATTATATTAAATTGCCAAGGTTATATGAAAAGTTACGGAAGGCAGAGAGTTTTTATTCACCGGTGATCATGACTGCGGCCACGGGCTGGGGCAAGAGCGCGGCGGTGCAGTATTATTACAGGAGGAAGAAGACTTTTCTGCTTAGATGCAGGGACGGAAAGCTGGACCGGATGCCGGATTTAAGCAGTATCCGGGAGAGTATCATTATCGTAGAGGATATGCAGTGGCTTTCTGAAAAGGATTCTATTGACTATCTGAAAAAGCTTCTGCATGACGAGGGCAGGCAGGTTGTTATGCTGACGAGGGGAACGGTTTCTAAATATCTTGTCAGCGAGGATATCAGTCTGGGCTTTGTCCGCATACAGGAAGCTGATTTTACTTTCGGACCGGATGAGATCAAGGCTTATTTTGAGAAACGCGGTATCGAGCTGGAGCCGGAGGAAGTTACGGCGATCGCTGAATATTCCCATGGCTATGCCTGTGCACTTCATTACTGTGCGGCGAGGCTTGCGAATGGAGAGCACTACTCGGCAGAGGTCAGAACAGCGGTATGGCATGATATTTTTCATCTTTGGGACGGCAGCGTAAATGAGCAGTGGAGCAAGGAGTTCGCGGATTTTGCGCTGGGAGTCTGCCGTTATGAGTCTTTTACGACCGAGATGGTGAGATATCTCACGGGTAATTCTAACCCTGAGCAGATCATTGAGTATTGCAGGGAGACTATGAGCCAGCTTCGATATAGGGCGGATGGTCATTATTCATTCCGGGATGAGGTCAGGGCTTATTATTGCTGGAAACAGGAGCTTACCTGGTCTAAAGAGGAGATAATCGAGAATTACCGGAGGGGCGCGAATTTTTATGAAATGCATGGGGACATTTCGAATGCCCTTAAATTTTACAAGTTGGCAGGGGCTACGCAGAGGATCAAGGAGCTTCTGATCAGGAATGCTTATTCTCACCCGGGCAACGGGCATTATATAGAAACCAGGGATTATTATCTGGAGCTTCCAAAGGAAGAGATTGTGAGCGTTCCGGTGCTGATGGCAGGGATGAGCATGCTTCATTCACTGATCCTGCAGCCTGAGTTATCGGAAAGCTGGTATCGTGAGCTGGAAGCTTTTGCTGACAATGAGCTTAATTCGCTGGAGAAGAGGCGAGAGGCGAAGGTTTGGCTTGCCTATCTCGACATCGCTCTGCCGCACAGGGGAACCAAGGGGATCTTCCGGGTTCTGAGAAATGCTTTTAACCTTATAACTAAGGGAAATATCAGGCTTCCGGAGTTTTCTGTTACAGGGAATATGCCTTCGATAATGAACGGAGGTCTGGATCTCTGTGAGTGGGCTAAAAATGACACGCAGATAATCAAATTTATTTCGGGATCGTTAGAGACGATAACCGGAAAACATGGAAAGGGTCTGATCACGATCCTTGCGGCGGAATGCGGCTTTGAAAAGGGAAGCATGGGAGCCTATGAGGTGCTTACCCGCCTTAATGACGGTTTTGAAGCGGCGTCCTACGGAGGAAAGATCGAGATATGTTTTGCTTCGGTGGGAATCCAGGTAAAGCAGCACTTAGTGGAGGGGCAGATGCCCTCTGCCGAGCGGATCTGCAGCAGTTTCAGGCTGAAGATAGAGGAGGAGAAGGCGGATCAGCTTATGCCGAATTTTGAGGCCTTTGAGACGTGTCTTTCGCTTTATTCGGGACAGAGTGAGAAGAGCCGTGATTATATAGAAAAGATTACGGATGCGAGGGTTTCTTTCTGCATTCTTGACAGATATACGCAGATGGTGAAGCTTCGCTGTCTGATAGCGGAGAACCGTCTTTACGAGGCGCTGGACCTGGCGAATTTTTTAACGGGTTATCTGGTTTCCTATGAAAGAAATCACTACTGGATGGAGAATGAGTTATTAAAGTCGATCATTCTCTACAGGCTTGAGGACGAACACTGGAAGGAGCACATTAAAAATGCTCTTTATGAGGCTTATGAATATAAGTTCCGGAGGATGATCTCGCTGGAGGGCGCTGCATTACTGCCTCTGCTCAAGGAAATCCTTGAGCTGGGAGAATTATCGGATATGCCTGAGGATTATTTATCGCAGATCTTTGAGGAGTGCAGCAGGCTGGCTTTATTTTATCCGGATTACCTTAAATTTATCCCGAAGGAGACGGTGGAGCTTACGAAGAGGGAGACTGAGGTCTTATCGCTTCTCTGCTCGGGTATGCCTATGGATGAGATATGCATTGAGCTAAAGATAAGCTACGACGGGCTGAAAAAACACAACAGGAATATCTACAAAAAGCTGGGGGCTAAAAATAGGGCCGAGGCTGAGAGAAAAGCAGGGCAGCTCGGGCTGATTCACAGAGGAGGCAATGGCTGA
- a CDS encoding clostripain-related cysteine peptidase has translation MEPVKKKKGNIFLKIFIGFLVLCGIFFIILMLLPEDESDTEAVAGGAETVKTETAESEVSKKENNSPAKDIEAQSISVGTDAQSATVMVYMNGSDLESVDGQASVDISEMLDSGIGENANVIIQTMGTKKWHDHGISSKTAQTFMASDGELILLRDDLGQLDCTSPETLSEFINYCKSEYPADRYICIFWDHGGGPVFGFGYDEWRSEEDSLTLAEMHEAFSENDDIHFDIIGMDCCIMGSMETCYALAPFCKYALLSEDFESGIGWSYTKWMRELEENPGISTPVLGKYIVDSVIDENEEVGESSCMALFNESTISSLFSAWKDYAYLNEDSLFNNNFSTQHMSRGKGFWDSWGNDQSDVTLSDYYISDMLAIVESVDSESEQAKKLMSALKACVAYYGHTSDKNELTGIAVSLPYGDNYLYDCLMDSYGTLGFDEDYLEWLGRFVDSSADDHYDYSEFEDSWNGWADYEQDYGCSGGSCANSWFYDNDGSYSESFSDSSLSDYYDYSDGESNDDWLYDYENELWYTYEDGYLYMYDDTEDILMLYDESDDSYYYYDEDDDEWYDLE, from the coding sequence ATGGAACCTGTAAAAAAGAAGAAAGGAAATATTTTTCTTAAGATTTTTATCGGATTTTTGGTTCTCTGCGGCATTTTTTTTATAATATTAATGCTGCTTCCGGAGGATGAATCCGATACGGAAGCTGTCGCAGGCGGCGCAGAGACGGTTAAGACTGAAACGGCGGAAAGTGAGGTCTCGAAGAAGGAGAATAATTCTCCGGCAAAGGATATAGAGGCTCAAAGTATTTCCGTGGGAACTGATGCGCAGTCTGCCACGGTCATGGTCTATATGAACGGCTCGGATCTGGAATCTGTGGACGGACAGGCGTCTGTAGACATTTCTGAAATGCTGGATTCCGGGATCGGAGAAAATGCCAATGTTATAATCCAGACGATGGGTACGAAAAAATGGCATGATCACGGTATTTCATCAAAGACGGCACAGACTTTTATGGCCTCAGACGGGGAGCTGATCCTCCTGCGCGATGACCTTGGGCAGCTGGACTGCACTTCGCCGGAGACTCTTTCTGAATTTATAAATTACTGCAAGAGCGAATATCCGGCAGACCGTTATATCTGTATTTTCTGGGATCACGGCGGAGGACCTGTTTTTGGTTTCGGCTATGATGAATGGCGTTCGGAAGAGGATAGTCTGACTCTTGCCGAAATGCATGAGGCTTTTTCTGAGAATGACGATATTCATTTTGATATCATCGGGATGGATTGCTGCATCATGGGAAGCATGGAGACCTGCTATGCGCTCGCGCCTTTCTGTAAATATGCGCTTTTATCGGAGGATTTTGAGTCGGGGATTGGCTGGAGCTATACAAAATGGATGAGGGAGCTCGAGGAAAATCCCGGGATTTCAACTCCTGTGCTGGGCAAGTATATAGTTGACAGTGTTATCGACGAAAATGAGGAGGTCGGGGAGTCCTCATGTATGGCGCTTTTTAATGAGTCCACTATCAGCAGCCTTTTTTCTGCGTGGAAGGACTATGCATATCTTAACGAAGATTCCCTTTTTAACAATAATTTCAGCACGCAGCATATGTCCCGGGGCAAGGGCTTCTGGGATTCCTGGGGAAACGACCAGAGCGATGTGACTTTATCGGATTATTATATAAGTGACATGCTGGCGATCGTTGAAAGTGTTGATTCCGAGTCTGAGCAGGCGAAGAAGTTGATGAGTGCTCTGAAGGCATGCGTGGCTTATTACGGTCATACGTCTGATAAAAATGAGCTTACGGGGATCGCGGTCTCGCTGCCCTACGGCGACAATTATTTATACGACTGTCTCATGGATAGTTACGGCACACTGGGATTTGATGAGGACTATCTCGAATGGCTGGGACGTTTTGTTGATTCTTCGGCTGACGATCATTATGATTACAGTGAGTTCGAGGATAGCTGGAACGGCTGGGCGGACTATGAGCAGGACTATGGCTGCAGCGGCGGAAGCTGTGCAAATTCGTGGTTTTATGATAATGACGGCTCTTACAGTGAGAGTTTTTCTGATTCTTCTCTCTCTGACTATTATGATTACAGCGATGGTGAGTCTAATGATGACTGGCTTTATGATTACGAGAATGAGCTCTGGTATACCTACGAGGACGGCTATTTATACATGTATGACGATACTGAGGATATACTGATGCTCTATGATGAATCGGATGACAGTTATTATTATTATGACGAGGATGATGATGAATGGTACGATCTCGAATAA
- a CDS encoding polyphosphate polymerase domain-containing protein — MAQTVFNRCEKKYLLTMDQYEELLSKVGYRMKLDQYGEHTISNIYYDTYDNLLIRRSIEKPKYKEKLRLRSYGLPKMDTTVFLEIKKKYKGVVNKRRIALKLDEAYAYLNEGVRPEKDSQILREIDFMLGREKLIPALYLAYDRKAYFDEQDPEFRLTFDKNIRSRRDDVRLEDGDRGEPLLDRDKVLMESKIMGAVEISIKKKQLKIRG, encoded by the coding sequence GTGGCGCAGACCGTATTTAACAGATGTGAAAAGAAATATCTTCTGACAATGGATCAGTATGAAGAACTTCTTTCGAAGGTTGGATATCGGATGAAGCTCGATCAGTATGGTGAGCATACCATTTCAAATATTTACTATGATACTTATGACAATCTTCTGATCAGGCGATCCATAGAAAAGCCTAAATATAAGGAAAAGCTGAGACTCAGAAGCTATGGCTTACCCAAAATGGACACGACGGTTTTTTTAGAAATTAAGAAAAAATACAAGGGTGTGGTAAATAAAAGGCGTATCGCATTGAAGCTTGACGAAGCTTATGCTTATCTTAACGAGGGAGTGAGGCCTGAAAAGGATTCGCAGATCTTAAGGGAGATCGATTTCATGCTGGGCAGGGAGAAGCTGATACCGGCGCTTTATCTGGCATATGACCGCAAGGCTTATTTCGACGAGCAGGATCCTGAATTCCGTCTTACTTTTGACAAAAATATCAGAAGTCGGAGAGATGATGTCCGCCTTGAGGATGGAGACAGGGGAGAACCCCTGCTGGACAGGGACAAGGTTCTTATGGAATCAAAGATAATGGGGGCGGTGGAAATATCTATAAAAAAGAAACAGTTAAAAATCAGAGGTTGA
- a CDS encoding DUF4956 domain-containing protein — translation MMNSILDLGNFQLETVFMTFGTALCLGLLIACLYRTLRPQNGDYVVILAVLPMLTASIILLVNGNVGASISVLGAFGLVRFRSAPGSAWEIGFIFYGMAVGLASGLGYVSIAGFITVLVGIILFLLDRTGFGHPTMMERQLRITIPEDLNYSGIFDDLMNAYTSGYTLERVRTVNMGSMFELTYRVRLNSTESEKDFIDEIRCRNGNLAITMGIVQDDKGTL, via the coding sequence ATGATGAACAGTATATTGGACTTAGGAAATTTCCAGCTTGAAACAGTATTTATGACTTTTGGAACGGCGCTTTGCCTGGGGCTTTTGATAGCCTGCCTTTACAGGACACTTAGGCCGCAGAATGGTGATTATGTTGTGATACTTGCAGTTTTGCCGATGCTTACGGCGTCGATAATCCTGCTTGTAAACGGAAACGTCGGTGCGTCGATCTCAGTGCTTGGAGCTTTCGGACTTGTACGTTTCAGGAGTGCGCCGGGATCTGCCTGGGAGATAGGATTTATATTTTATGGAATGGCGGTAGGCCTTGCATCCGGCCTTGGTTATGTTTCAATTGCAGGTTTTATAACGGTTCTTGTCGGAATAATTTTATTCCTGCTCGACAGGACCGGTTTCGGACATCCGACTATGATGGAGAGGCAGCTTCGCATCACTATTCCGGAGGATCTCAATTATTCAGGGATTTTCGATGATCTTATGAATGCTTATACATCGGGATATACACTTGAAAGGGTACGTACGGTGAATATGGGCTCGATGTTTGAGCTGACCTACAGAGTAAGGCTTAATTCTACGGAGAGCGAAAAGGATTTTATAGATGAGATCAGATGCAGGAACGGTAACCTTGCGATCACTATGGGAATTGTACAGGACGACAAGGGTACGTTATAA